In Nitrosarchaeum koreense MY1, one genomic interval encodes:
- the leuD gene encoding 3-isopropylmalate dehydratase small subunit (catalyzes the isomerization between 2-isopropylmalate and 3-isopropylmalate in leucine biosynthesis) yields MKGNVIKYARDNIDTDVIIPGQYLKVHDYAELAKHAMEGLDPDFHSKAKEGDFILSGRNFGCGSSREHAPIALAHSGIKAVLALSFARIFYRNAVDGAFLLPIEIDQDAYSDIAEGDQIDIDLKSNQINNLTKNKTYKMKPFSDIIGKIIEAGGLFKYKPD; encoded by the coding sequence ATGAAAGGTAACGTCATAAAATATGCAAGAGACAATATAGATACTGATGTAATAATTCCCGGTCAATATCTCAAAGTACATGACTATGCCGAGCTTGCAAAACATGCTATGGAAGGACTTGATCCTGATTTTCATTCTAAAGCAAAAGAAGGTGATTTTATTTTATCCGGAAGAAATTTTGGATGTGGATCATCACGTGAACATGCCCCGATCGCACTTGCTCATTCTGGAATAAAGGCAGTACTTGCTTTATCATTTGCAAGAATATTTTATAGAAACGCAGTTGATGGTGCATTTTTACTTCCTATAGAAATTGATCAGGATGCATACTCTGATATCGCTGAAGGTGATCAGATTGACATTGATTTAAAATCAAATCAAATCAATAATCTCACAAAAAACAAGACCTACAAAATGAAACCTTTCTCTGACATTATTGGAAAAATAATAGAAGCTGGCGGTTTATTCAAATACAAACCAGATTAG
- the leuC gene encoding 3-isopropylmalate dehydratase large subunit, whose protein sequence is MGKTLFEKIWDAHVVVEKENSPSLIYIDRHLVHEVTSPQAFDGLRMNNRKVRRPDLTIATMDHNVPTNNRGLPILDQTSSVQIQTLEKNCKDFGIKLFDINSPNQGIVHVIGPQLGITLPGTTIVCGDSHTSTHGAFGALAFGIGTSEVEHVLASQTLWLEKPKSFEIKVEGKRKNPHAVTAKDIILSIIKNIGTSGGNGTVIEYRGEGISDLSMEQRMTICNMSIEAGARAGLIAPDEKTFEYLRGRQYTPKNYEFLVDYWRENLKTDSDAKFEKNYTLHIDDIAPQVSWGTNPGMTIDVTESVPSPEDFAKGDQNQKKGAEKALEYMNLKSGTPMTEIKIDRVFIGSCTNARLEDLIEASKVVKGRKVSPNVKAMIVPGSQMVKKQAEELGLDKIFIDANFEWRESGCSMCLGMNPDILSPGERCASTSNRNFEGRQGTGGRTHLVSPVMAAAAAIFGHFVDVREMDLN, encoded by the coding sequence ATGGGAAAAACACTTTTTGAAAAAATTTGGGATGCACATGTTGTTGTCGAAAAAGAAAACAGTCCCTCACTAATCTATATTGATAGACATCTTGTTCATGAAGTTACATCTCCTCAAGCTTTTGATGGCCTTCGTATGAATAATAGAAAAGTACGAAGACCTGATCTGACAATTGCGACAATGGATCATAATGTTCCTACAAATAATAGGGGACTTCCAATTTTAGATCAAACATCTTCTGTCCAAATACAAACTTTAGAAAAAAATTGTAAGGATTTTGGGATTAAACTATTTGATATTAACAGTCCTAATCAGGGAATTGTTCATGTCATTGGACCTCAATTAGGAATTACTCTACCTGGAACAACTATTGTCTGTGGTGATAGTCATACATCAACTCATGGTGCTTTTGGTGCATTAGCATTTGGGATTGGAACTAGCGAAGTTGAACATGTCTTGGCATCTCAAACTCTTTGGTTAGAAAAACCAAAGTCATTTGAAATTAAAGTAGAAGGAAAACGAAAAAACCCTCACGCTGTTACTGCTAAAGACATCATACTATCCATTATCAAAAATATTGGAACTTCTGGTGGTAATGGGACAGTAATTGAGTATAGGGGTGAAGGCATATCTGATCTTTCTATGGAGCAACGAATGACTATTTGCAATATGTCCATAGAAGCAGGAGCCCGTGCAGGCTTAATTGCCCCTGATGAAAAGACCTTTGAATATCTTAGAGGCAGACAATACACTCCAAAAAACTATGAATTCCTAGTTGATTATTGGAGAGAAAATCTAAAAACTGACAGCGATGCAAAATTTGAAAAAAATTATACTTTGCATATTGATGACATTGCACCTCAAGTAAGTTGGGGTACAAACCCTGGAATGACAATCGATGTAACTGAATCGGTTCCATCTCCAGAAGATTTTGCTAAAGGTGATCAAAATCAAAAGAAGGGTGCAGAAAAAGCACTTGAATACATGAATCTAAAATCAGGAACACCTATGACTGAAATTAAAATTGATAGAGTGTTTATTGGTTCATGTACAAATGCCAGACTAGAAGATCTAATTGAAGCATCAAAAGTTGTTAAAGGTAGAAAAGTATCTCCTAATGTCAAAGCTATGATTGTTCCTGGTTCTCAGATGGTAAAAAAACAAGCAGAGGAATTAGGTCTTGATAAAATTTTCATTGACGCTAATTTTGAATGGAGAGAATCTGGATGCAGCATGTGTCTTGGAATGAATCCAGATATCCTATCTCCTGGTGAAAGATGTGCAAGCACTTCAAATAGAAACTTTGAAGGCAGACAAGGAACTGGTGGTAGAACTCATTTAGTAAGTCCTGTTATGGCAGCAGCTGCTGCAATATTTGGACACTTTGTAGATGTAAGAGAAATGGATTTGAATTGA
- the leuD gene encoding 3-isopropylmalate dehydratase small subunit gives MQSFKKIKTIITPLDKVNVDTDQIVPKQFLKLVQKSGFGKFLFYNWRYNDQEQLKSDFVLNESKYKNSKILVAGDNFGCGSSREHAVWALLDYGFSVVIAPSFADIFYSNCFKNGLLPIVLDEKTIEKLQLETGDVEVDLENQIIKTNSKTIPFDIDSHKKKILLEGLDDIAQTLFYEKKITEFENQSKIPSVL, from the coding sequence ATGCAATCTTTTAAAAAAATTAAAACTATTATCACTCCATTAGATAAGGTAAATGTAGATACTGATCAAATTGTGCCAAAACAATTTCTAAAACTAGTCCAAAAGTCTGGATTTGGAAAATTTCTTTTTTATAATTGGCGATACAATGATCAAGAGCAACTAAAATCTGATTTTGTATTAAATGAGTCTAAATACAAAAATTCCAAAATTCTTGTTGCTGGGGATAATTTCGGGTGTGGTTCTAGTAGAGAACATGCAGTTTGGGCATTGCTAGATTATGGATTCTCAGTAGTTATTGCCCCTTCATTTGCTGATATCTTTTATAGCAATTGTTTCAAAAATGGACTATTACCCATTGTTTTAGATGAAAAAACAATTGAAAAACTACAACTAGAAACCGGAGATGTAGAAGTAGATCTAGAAAATCAAATAATCAAAACAAATTCCAAAACAATTCCATTTGATATTGATTCACACAAGAAAAAAATTCTTTTAGAAGGTCTAGATGATATTGCTCAAACTTTATTTTATGAGAAAAAAATTACTGAATTTGAAAACCAGTCTAAAATCCCATCTGTTTTATGA
- a CDS encoding nucleotidyltransferase family protein codes for MKAIILAGGKGTRGKPYTEYFPKAMTPILDKPLIDYITKYLSSFDFIKEIIIISDYQGLGGQIKNYFNHTNKGKKITFVQDSQSGTGGDLLHIENNLKGENEFVLWFVDNLCAIDLVKMRKVFKEKNSIACIATRTKRKEETGFAVVEDGIIKEFKEKPTMKLQLSECLGVYILGKDIIKRIKTKKQKEINLSFDILQQLSKEGKISAYDIEDREWIDAESPMVLERNETTVKKIIKQMGF; via the coding sequence GTGAAGGCTATAATTTTAGCTGGTGGCAAAGGAACAAGAGGCAAGCCATATACCGAATATTTTCCAAAGGCAATGACGCCAATATTAGATAAACCGTTAATTGATTATATTACAAAATATCTAAGTTCATTTGATTTTATCAAAGAGATCATCATAATTTCAGACTATCAAGGATTGGGCGGTCAGATTAAAAATTATTTTAACCATACAAATAAAGGAAAAAAAATCACATTTGTACAAGACTCACAAAGTGGAACTGGCGGAGATCTATTACACATTGAGAATAATCTCAAAGGAGAAAATGAGTTTGTTTTGTGGTTTGTAGACAATCTATGCGCCATAGATTTAGTCAAGATGAGAAAGGTCTTCAAAGAAAAAAATAGCATAGCATGTATTGCAACAAGAACAAAAAGAAAAGAAGAGACAGGGTTTGCAGTGGTAGAAGACGGAATAATTAAAGAATTTAAAGAAAAACCAACTATGAAACTACAGTTATCTGAATGTCTAGGAGTTTACATTTTAGGAAAAGACATCATTAAAAGAATTAAAACAAAAAAACAAAAAGAGATCAATCTTTCATTTGATATTTTACAACAATTATCTAAAGAAGGAAAAATTAGCGCCTATGACATAGAAGACAGAGAATGGATAGATGCAGAATCTCCGATGGTTTTAGAAAGAAACGAAACTACGGTAAAAAAAATCATAAAACAGATGGGATTTTAG
- the rpsI gene encoding 30S ribosomal protein S9 has translation MTTPKTEIYFATRKTSSAHVYITKGRGKIRINNIPIEMIPQETAREVMLAPLEITGDLRDKIDISVRVRGGGFMGQASAAATGISRALTGWTKSKKDPKDHPFPKSTREDLRQRITDFDKYLISGDARRKEPKKFGGPGARRRKQKSYR, from the coding sequence ATGACAACACCAAAAACTGAAATTTATTTTGCAACTAGAAAAACATCTAGTGCACATGTATACATTACAAAAGGACGTGGTAAAATTAGAATTAACAACATACCAATTGAGATGATTCCTCAAGAGACTGCTCGAGAGGTCATGTTAGCTCCATTGGAAATTACTGGAGACTTGAGAGATAAAATAGACATTTCAGTTAGAGTAAGAGGCGGTGGATTCATGGGACAAGCTAGTGCAGCAGCTACTGGCATCTCAAGAGCACTTACAGGTTGGACTAAATCTAAAAAAGATCCAAAAGACCACCCATTTCCAAAATCAACAAGAGAAGATCTTAGACAAAGAATTACAGATTTTGACAAATATCTGATTAGCGGTGATGCCAGAAGAAAAGAACCAAAGAAATTTGGCGGACCGGGTGCAAGAAGAAGAAAGCAAAAATCATACCGTTAG
- the rplM gene encoding 50S ribosomal protein L13, which produces MASQENVISTDRPIVVDATDHIAGRLSSNVAKLLLNGNRVSIVNCEKIMLSGTRTNIIYHYRKFLEVNSVIHPKHGPVHARRPDTMMTRMVRGMLPKKKPSGLLAHKRLRTYIGSPRELSGFEKIQFKQAKITKSAANYTTIGDIAKIIGWTE; this is translated from the coding sequence TTGGCTAGTCAAGAAAACGTCATATCAACAGACAGACCAATTGTAGTTGATGCAACAGATCACATTGCAGGAAGACTCTCATCAAATGTTGCCAAATTATTGTTAAATGGAAACAGAGTTTCAATTGTAAATTGTGAAAAAATTATGTTAAGTGGAACAAGAACAAACATAATTTATCATTACAGGAAATTTTTAGAGGTAAACAGTGTCATTCATCCAAAACATGGTCCAGTTCATGCAAGAAGACCAGACACAATGATGACAAGAATGGTACGAGGTATGTTACCAAAGAAAAAGCCATCTGGATTATTAGCACATAAAAGACTAAGAACATACATTGGTTCACCAAGAGAACTAAGTGGATTTGAAAAAATTCAATTCAAACAAGCAAAAATTACAAAATCTGCAGCAAACTATACAACTATTGGGGACATTGCAAAAATAATTGGGTGGACTGAATGA
- a CDS encoding 50S ribosomal protein L18e: protein MTNQVVIRMAKDLKKASTKNDAPIWAKMAKYALKPSIARRFINLNRIAQLTKDADTVVFPGKVLGTGDIEHKITLCSFSISNTAAAKILEKGGKVITFSELIEKNPTGKGVVLLG, encoded by the coding sequence ATGACTAATCAAGTCGTCATACGCATGGCAAAGGATCTAAAGAAGGCATCTACCAAAAATGATGCTCCAATTTGGGCAAAGATGGCAAAATATGCATTAAAACCATCCATTGCAAGACGATTTATCAATTTAAACAGAATTGCTCAATTAACTAAAGATGCAGATACCGTTGTATTTCCAGGTAAAGTATTAGGAACTGGAGATATTGAACATAAGATTACACTTTGCTCATTTTCAATCTCAAATACCGCAGCAGCAAAGATTTTAGAAAAAGGTGGAAAAGTCATTACATTTTCAGAATTAATTGAAAAGAATCCAACAGGAAAAGGAGTTGTACTACTTGGCTAG
- a CDS encoding DNA-directed RNA polymerase subunit D — MSSLEVINKENQKISIKLKGVPLQYANALRRICLNGIPVFAIDTVDIIENSSVLPDEGLAHRLGLIPIKTDLSRFNEPSKCDCKSETGCSNCKVMFVLDSGDSDATRTILSSDLTSEDESVKATSDKIPIVQLAAGQRIKVECYARLGRGTEHAKWNSANISVLTETDKENERILTVESTGALKPEQIILAGVDELSNRLSEFKEMINEIKE; from the coding sequence TTGTCTTCTTTAGAGGTAATTAACAAGGAAAATCAAAAAATATCAATCAAGCTCAAAGGAGTTCCATTACAATATGCAAATGCGCTTAGACGGATTTGTCTTAATGGTATTCCAGTATTTGCCATTGATACGGTAGATATAATTGAAAATTCTTCTGTACTACCAGACGAGGGGTTAGCACACAGATTAGGACTGATTCCAATTAAGACAGATCTATCAAGATTCAATGAACCATCTAAATGCGATTGTAAAAGTGAGACAGGTTGTTCTAATTGTAAAGTAATGTTTGTTTTAGATTCAGGAGATTCAGATGCAACCAGAACAATATTATCAAGTGATCTTACATCAGAAGATGAATCTGTCAAGGCAACTTCAGACAAAATTCCAATTGTTCAATTAGCTGCAGGTCAAAGAATTAAAGTCGAATGCTATGCTAGACTTGGCCGTGGAACAGAACATGCTAAATGGAATTCAGCAAATATTTCAGTTTTAACTGAGACAGATAAAGAAAATGAGAGAATACTAACAGTTGAATCAACAGGAGCATTAAAGCCAGAACAGATAATCCTTGCAGGAGTAGACGAGTTAAGCAATAGATTATCAGAGTTTAAAGAAATGATTAACGAAATAAAAGAATAA
- a CDS encoding DUF6659 family protein encodes MESNQVYIYDYTCNQMCQIKGIRFVAIINNKGRKIAGGFSSNIIPLEKDKQKMEMLFMEVALDLSMRKEFDDSLGNIHAIVSYRNKTNIITVPHEDKLMLISSEPELDPNKVISMAYRNLRPIKILEVVNH; translated from the coding sequence ATGGAAAGTAATCAAGTCTACATTTATGATTACACTTGCAATCAGATGTGTCAAATCAAAGGAATAAGATTTGTAGCAATAATCAATAACAAGGGAAGAAAGATTGCTGGTGGATTTAGTTCCAATATCATACCATTAGAAAAAGATAAACAAAAAATGGAAATGTTGTTTATGGAAGTAGCACTTGACTTGTCAATGAGAAAAGAATTTGATGATTCACTTGGAAACATACATGCAATAGTATCATATCGAAATAAAACAAATATCATCACAGTTCCTCATGAGGACAAATTAATGCTGATATCATCAGAACCAGAACTAGATCCAAACAAAGTGATTAGCATGGCATATCGAAATCTAAGACCTATTAAAATTCTGGAGGTAGTAAATCATTGA
- a CDS encoding ribosome assembly factor SBDS, producing MTDVTVVRYSYEGEKFEILVKPDPALDYKMGKKKDISSILIADEIYTDSGKGTKPSTEKLLKAFKTEDVIEIAEIMLKKGELNLTTDQRRKMLDDKRKQIVAFIAKTYVDPRTHLPHPPLRIEQALKDGRITIEPQKNVEEQVPDIVEKLRSIIALKSENLDLEITIPAQYASQSYAVLKSVGVLKKEEWQNNGSLKAILEIPAGARPNVIDRLGSITKGSATVEVMK from the coding sequence ATGACTGATGTGACTGTGGTTAGATATTCTTACGAGGGCGAAAAATTTGAGATCTTAGTAAAACCTGATCCTGCCTTGGATTACAAAATGGGTAAGAAAAAAGATATCTCTTCAATATTGATTGCAGATGAAATCTATACTGATTCTGGTAAGGGTACTAAACCGTCAACTGAAAAATTGCTCAAGGCTTTCAAAACTGAAGATGTAATTGAGATTGCAGAAATTATGCTAAAAAAAGGTGAACTGAATCTCACTACTGATCAAAGACGCAAGATGCTTGATGATAAGAGAAAACAAATTGTTGCATTTATCGCAAAAACATACGTTGATCCTAGAACTCATTTACCTCATCCTCCACTGAGAATTGAACAAGCATTAAAGGATGGACGAATCACAATAGAACCACAAAAAAATGTTGAAGAACAAGTTCCAGACATTGTAGAAAAATTACGTTCTATCATAGCTTTGAAATCTGAAAATCTAGATCTTGAAATTACAATACCTGCACAGTATGCATCACAATCATATGCTGTTTTGAAATCTGTCGGAGTTTTAAAAAAAGAAGAATGGCAAAATAATGGTTCTTTAAAAGCAATACTTGAAATACCCGCTGGAGCAAGGCCAAATGTGATTGATAGATTGGGTTCTATAACCAAAGGTTCTGCAACAGTTGAGGTTATGAAGTAA
- the rrp4 gene encoding exosome complex RNA-binding protein Rrp4, whose translation MENKRKYVIPGDVITTGPFRPEQNVILDGNKIISTAIGISEIFDDSIKVIPLTGKYIPKIDDLVIGKVVSHTSLSWELDINSCYVGFLPAQDVFGRDFSAHADELSSKLKAGDLVAARIANFDRTRDPLVTIADRDLGKIDSGHLVSISTSKVPRLIGKRGTMIQMIEMATNAAITIGQNGWIVVSCETPEGLLKAKKAIKMVDEMAHVANLTDQVKEMLESKGES comes from the coding sequence ATGGAAAATAAAAGAAAATACGTTATACCTGGCGATGTAATCACAACTGGTCCTTTCAGACCAGAACAAAATGTAATTTTGGACGGAAACAAAATTATTTCTACGGCTATAGGAATTTCAGAAATTTTCGATGATTCTATTAAAGTAATTCCATTGACTGGAAAATATATCCCAAAAATCGATGATCTTGTAATTGGCAAAGTCGTCTCTCATACCTCGCTTTCTTGGGAATTAGATATCAACTCATGTTATGTTGGATTTTTACCTGCTCAAGATGTATTTGGACGAGATTTTTCTGCACATGCCGATGAACTTTCATCCAAGCTAAAGGCAGGCGATCTTGTCGCAGCCAGAATTGCTAATTTTGATAGAACTAGAGACCCCCTTGTAACAATAGCTGATAGAGATCTTGGCAAGATTGACTCTGGTCACTTAGTTTCAATATCTACTAGTAAGGTACCACGCTTAATTGGAAAAAGGGGCACTATGATCCAAATGATTGAAATGGCTACAAACGCAGCTATTACGATTGGCCAAAATGGTTGGATTGTTGTCTCCTGTGAGACTCCCGAGGGATTATTAAAGGCAAAAAAGGCAATCAAAATGGTTGATGAAATGGCACATGTTGCTAATTTGACAGACCAAGTGAAAGAAATGTTAGAATCAAAAGGTGAATCATAA
- the rrp41 gene encoding exosome complex exonuclease Rrp41 — translation MGGREATLVLLDENGIRCDGRKVDEPRRIMIKAGGLKNADGSAYIEFGDNKILVGVFGPRDVHPKHMSNTDTGILRVRYHMEPFSVTERKNPAPSRREIEISKVIKEALEPAVMLEKFPRTAVDVFIEVLQADGGTRCAALSAASVALADAGIPMRDMVAACAAGKAADTIILDVNNEEDQAGQADMPIGYMPSLEKITLLQLDGVLTPEEYKKCVETGIKGCKIVYELQRKALTDKYFGNGEK, via the coding sequence ATGGGCGGAAGAGAAGCAACCCTAGTTCTACTAGATGAAAATGGAATTCGTTGTGACGGTAGAAAAGTCGACGAACCAAGACGAATCATGATTAAAGCTGGAGGATTGAAAAATGCCGATGGTTCAGCATACATTGAATTTGGCGATAATAAAATTTTAGTTGGAGTATTTGGACCACGTGACGTTCATCCAAAACACATGTCAAACACTGATACTGGTATTTTACGAGTTAGATATCATATGGAACCATTCTCTGTAACTGAGAGAAAAAATCCTGCTCCGTCAAGAAGAGAAATTGAAATTTCAAAAGTTATCAAAGAAGCTTTAGAACCTGCAGTTATGTTGGAGAAATTCCCAAGAACTGCAGTTGATGTATTCATTGAAGTTCTTCAAGCTGATGGTGGTACTAGATGTGCTGCCCTTTCTGCAGCATCAGTAGCATTGGCTGACGCTGGAATTCCAATGAGAGATATGGTAGCAGCTTGTGCAGCAGGAAAAGCAGCTGACACAATTATTCTTGATGTTAATAATGAAGAAGACCAAGCAGGACAAGCAGATATGCCTATTGGATATATGCCAAGTCTAGAAAAAATCACATTACTTCAATTAGATGGTGTGTTAACACCAGAAGAATACAAAAAATGCGTAGAGACTGGAATTAAAGGCTGTAAAATTGTTTATGAATTACAAAGAAAAGCACTTACTGACAAATATTTTGGAAACGGGGAAAAATAA
- the rrp42 gene encoding exosome complex protein Rrp42, with protein sequence MTSTSVLDDLKKSQILELLEQGKRVDGRALDEPRNLIIETNAIPKANGSARVRLGDSEVICGVKIQPDRPFPDMGDKGIFICTAELLPLSHPTVETGPPGPDVIELARVVDRGIRESHMIDLTQLVIEKNKSVVGVFADNVVVDYDGNLFDACAYAATAAILSSKTPKWEMKNDVPTLVEGEESDVPISTIPVSVTMGKIGNHIIVDPNGDEWSSMDARITITTDSNGNICALQKGGNDGFTFEQVIKCGELSVKVGAKIREKLKQAKESGQ encoded by the coding sequence ATGACATCGACTAGCGTACTTGATGATCTAAAGAAATCTCAAATTCTAGAATTATTAGAACAGGGAAAAAGGGTAGACGGAAGAGCACTAGATGAACCACGAAACTTGATCATTGAAACAAATGCAATTCCAAAAGCAAATGGTTCTGCAAGAGTTCGATTAGGTGACAGTGAAGTAATCTGTGGTGTTAAAATTCAACCAGATAGACCTTTTCCAGATATGGGTGACAAAGGAATATTCATTTGCACTGCTGAGCTTTTACCCCTTTCTCATCCAACTGTTGAAACTGGACCACCAGGTCCTGATGTAATTGAACTAGCAAGAGTAGTAGATAGAGGCATTAGAGAAAGTCATATGATTGATTTAACTCAACTAGTAATTGAAAAAAACAAATCTGTAGTTGGAGTGTTTGCTGATAATGTTGTAGTTGATTATGATGGCAATTTGTTTGATGCATGTGCTTATGCTGCAACAGCTGCAATTCTCTCATCAAAAACTCCAAAATGGGAGATGAAAAATGATGTGCCAACTTTAGTTGAAGGAGAAGAATCTGATGTTCCAATTTCTACTATTCCAGTTTCTGTAACTATGGGCAAAATAGGAAACCACATAATCGTTGATCCAAATGGTGATGAATGGAGCAGTATGGATGCAAGAATTACAATCACTACTGATTCTAATGGAAACATCTGTGCTTTACAAAAAGGAGGAAATGATGGATTTACTTTTGAACAAGTAATAAAATGTGGTGAATTATCCGTCAAAGTAGGCGCAAAAATAAGAGAAAAGTTAAAACAAGCAAAGGAATCTGGTCAATAA
- a CDS encoding 50S ribosomal protein L37 — protein sequence MAKQKSLKGLGARYGIKIRKQYSKIHFQLKEKRHCPECGSQQFNRDAVGIWSCKKCSFKVAGTAYDVKL from the coding sequence ATGGCAAAACAAAAATCACTAAAAGGCTTGGGTGCACGATATGGTATTAAAATTAGAAAACAATATTCAAAAATTCATTTTCAACTAAAAGAAAAAAGACATTGTCCTGAATGTGGTTCTCAACAGTTTAACCGAGATGCAGTTGGCATATGGTCTTGCAAAAAATGTAGTTTCAAAGTAGCTGGAACAGCATACGATGTCAAACTTTAG
- a CDS encoding KEOPS complex subunit Pcc1 produces MSNFSAKIIVDAKEKTLAIFDSINTDNDFYPENPTKTNISFDKKITISVESDHMPHLRANLNSTLRLIQASYDSIESVKI; encoded by the coding sequence ATGTCAAACTTTAGTGCAAAAATTATTGTTGACGCAAAAGAAAAAACATTAGCAATTTTTGATTCAATAAACACTGATAACGATTTTTACCCAGAAAATCCTACAAAAACTAACATATCTTTTGATAAAAAAATTACAATATCTGTAGAATCTGATCATATGCCTCATTTAAGAGCAAATCTTAATTCAACTTTGAGATTAATTCAGGCAAGCTATGATTCTATTGAATCGGTAAAGATATAA
- a CDS encoding prefoldin subunit beta, with product MSAGQMPPWLQEQLMKMQQSQQNLQSIMTQKQHLEMEKVETEKALEELKKAADDDNVYKHAGSILIKSTKKELIDELEERKEMAKTRATVLEKQELRIKESLKEQEAKITEMMRGPAAGTQQPKPSSGSTQIPKPQPDDNPRK from the coding sequence ATGTCAGCAGGACAAATGCCACCTTGGCTTCAAGAACAACTCATGAAGATGCAACAATCCCAACAAAATCTTCAATCTATAATGACACAAAAACAACATCTTGAGATGGAAAAAGTTGAAACTGAAAAGGCACTTGAGGAATTAAAAAAAGCAGCTGACGATGATAATGTATACAAACATGCTGGTTCTATTTTGATAAAGTCTACAAAAAAAGAACTAATCGATGAATTAGAAGAGCGAAAAGAAATGGCAAAAACACGTGCAACTGTTCTTGAAAAACAAGAATTAAGAATTAAAGAATCACTCAAAGAACAAGAAGCAAAAATTACTGAAATGATGCGAGGCCCAGCTGCTGGTACTCAGCAACCAAAACCATCATCTGGAAGTACACAAATTCCAAAACCACAACCAGACGATAATCCTAGAAAATAA
- a CDS encoding ERCC4 domain-containing protein produces MKLENLRIIVDERERKSGIPDLLKSVGLNLEMKTLPIGDYIVAPETVVERKSIRDLLSSVFDGRLFDQCSRLKEHFEFPIVLMEGNVDEIEEITDNPMIFYGALSTVALDFKIPIIPTPSAMHTAKLLVSLCSRTDAIKGPYLKKIKKSTDLEKQQLSSLCSLPGVGEKFAVRMLERFGTPLKVFTATANELAKVEGLGDARAKKIKKVLESQSKHLKKSDQKTLHDS; encoded by the coding sequence GTGAAACTAGAAAATTTACGAATCATAGTAGATGAACGAGAACGTAAGAGTGGTATCCCTGACTTGCTTAAGTCTGTAGGTCTTAATCTTGAAATGAAGACTTTACCAATTGGAGATTATATTGTTGCACCTGAAACTGTGGTGGAACGAAAAAGTATTCGTGATTTACTGTCTTCTGTTTTTGATGGTAGGCTTTTTGATCAATGCTCTAGACTAAAAGAACACTTTGAATTTCCAATAGTGCTGATGGAAGGAAATGTCGATGAAATCGAAGAGATTACTGACAACCCCATGATCTTTTATGGTGCATTATCGACAGTTGCTTTAGATTTTAAAATTCCAATAATTCCTACCCCCAGTGCAATGCATACTGCAAAATTGCTTGTTTCATTATGTTCTAGAACTGATGCGATTAAAGGACCATATCTAAAAAAAATAAAAAAATCAACTGATCTAGAAAAACAACAATTATCTTCTCTTTGTAGTTTGCCAGGAGTTGGAGAGAAATTTGCAGTTAGGATGCTTGAGAGGTTTGGAACCCCATTGAAAGTATTTACAGCTACTGCCAATGAACTTGCAAAAGTTGAGGGATTAGGGGATGCAAGAGCTAAAAAAATAAAAAAAGTACTTGAATCTCAAAGTAAACATCTAAAAAAATCAGATCAAAAAACTTTACATGATTCATGA